A region of Subtercola boreus DNA encodes the following proteins:
- a CDS encoding GIY-YIG nuclease family protein, whose translation MSRAICCSVDAGGRVCGEPVEVDAPLALCEHHLLLAHDWVARGVGVTDVLPSPCRACGSRLGVRYPSGWLCAVCEWKAGEVPDPDPGSGFSRVEVVYYIRSGERIKIGTSANPRQRLGSLHYEELLAFEPGGRMLEQLRHAQFATHRVPRSEWFAVHPELEAHIGVLARGVDDPWSLHARWLSERRALGG comes from the coding sequence ATGAGCCGCGCAATCTGTTGCAGCGTCGACGCGGGCGGGCGGGTGTGCGGCGAGCCGGTCGAGGTGGATGCCCCGCTGGCCCTCTGCGAACACCATCTGCTGCTCGCGCACGACTGGGTCGCCCGCGGGGTGGGCGTCACCGATGTGCTGCCGTCGCCGTGCCGTGCCTGCGGGTCGAGGCTCGGCGTGCGATACCCGTCGGGCTGGCTCTGCGCCGTCTGTGAATGGAAGGCGGGGGAGGTGCCCGACCCGGATCCGGGCTCCGGTTTTTCGCGGGTCGAGGTGGTCTACTACATCCGCTCCGGGGAGCGCATCAAGATCGGTACGTCTGCTAACCCGCGGCAACGGCTCGGCAGCCTGCACTACGAGGAGCTGCTCGCGTTCGAGCCGGGCGGGCGGATGCTCGAACAACTCCGGCACGCACAGTTCGCCACGCACCGGGTGCCGCGGAGCGAGTGGTTCGCCGTGCATCCGGAGCTCGAGGCGCACATCGGTGTGCTCGCCCGAGGCGTCGACGACCCGTGGTCGCTCCACGCGCGCTGGCTGAGCGAGCGCCGGGCACTCGGCGGCTGA
- a CDS encoding NAD(P)/FAD-dependent oxidoreductase has product MSDLSTSIQHHNVVIIGGGNAGLSVAGRLRRYGVQDVAVIEPREHHLYQPMFSHVAGGTAPARLATRPQESVIPKGVSWIKARVGSIDPDAKTLTLTSGRSIGYGQLVVCPGIQKDWDAVPGLVEAMESPFGISNYEFEYAQKAWSVLSGVRTGTVVFTQPDGPATCAGASQKPMYLACDFWRETGVLKDIRVVLVVPTPTLFGMPMIDAELERKVAEYGIEVRYSSELAAVDARQKSIVVEGPGGEAEDLSYDVLHAVPPQSAPDWLASTALADPASPGGFVEVDALTLRHPRYPDVWALGDAAATINSKSGGALRQQTLVLAKNLAAALKGKPLPQQYNGYSVCPFTVSRTTVVFSEFDDRYRPKPTIPFWKGLAKERRATFIADRYVLPWVYWNLILKGRA; this is encoded by the coding sequence ATGAGCGACCTGAGCACGAGCATTCAGCACCACAACGTCGTCATCATCGGCGGCGGCAATGCGGGGCTGTCGGTCGCCGGGCGTCTGCGGCGCTATGGGGTGCAGGATGTCGCGGTCATCGAACCCCGCGAGCATCACCTCTACCAGCCGATGTTCTCGCACGTGGCCGGCGGGACCGCGCCAGCCCGTCTTGCGACGAGGCCGCAGGAGTCGGTCATCCCGAAGGGCGTCAGCTGGATCAAGGCCCGCGTCGGGAGCATCGACCCCGACGCGAAGACGCTCACTCTGACGTCCGGCCGCAGCATCGGCTACGGCCAGCTGGTCGTGTGCCCGGGCATCCAGAAGGACTGGGATGCCGTGCCCGGCCTGGTCGAGGCCATGGAGTCACCGTTCGGCATCTCGAACTACGAATTCGAGTACGCCCAGAAGGCGTGGTCGGTGCTGAGCGGCGTGCGCACCGGCACCGTCGTCTTCACGCAGCCCGACGGGCCGGCCACCTGCGCGGGCGCGAGCCAGAAGCCGATGTACCTGGCCTGCGACTTCTGGCGGGAGACCGGAGTGCTGAAGGACATCAGGGTGGTGCTCGTCGTGCCGACCCCGACGCTGTTCGGCATGCCGATGATCGATGCGGAGCTCGAACGGAAGGTCGCCGAGTACGGAATCGAGGTCAGGTACAGCAGCGAGCTCGCGGCGGTGGATGCCCGGCAGAAGTCGATCGTCGTCGAGGGCCCGGGTGGCGAGGCCGAGGATCTCTCCTACGACGTGCTGCACGCGGTGCCGCCGCAGTCCGCACCGGACTGGCTGGCCTCGACGGCCCTGGCGGACCCCGCCAGCCCCGGCGGCTTCGTCGAGGTGGACGCCCTCACCCTCCGGCACCCGCGGTACCCCGACGTGTGGGCGCTCGGCGACGCGGCCGCGACGATCAACTCGAAGTCGGGCGGAGCCCTTCGCCAGCAGACCCTGGTGCTTGCGAAGAATCTGGCTGCTGCGTTGAAGGGAAAACCACTGCCGCAGCAGTACAACGGCTACTCCGTCTGCCCGTTCACAGTCTCCCGCACGACGGTGGTGTTCTCCGAGTTCGACGACCGCTACCGGCCGAAGCCGACCATCCCGTTCTGGAAGGGTCTCGCAAAGGAGCGGCGGGCCACATTCATCGCCGACCGGTATGTGTTGCCGTGGGTGTACTGGAACCTGATCCTGAAGGGCCGCGCCTGA
- a CDS encoding FAD-binding oxidoreductase has translation MTTNQLESLDHLEQFAPGRVLTDAESLSRYSHDDAEWADFVPPLAVVLATSTEEVASVVRWASDRGVRVVPRGAGTGLSGGANSIENSIVVSLELMNEVLSVNVDERYAVTQPGVINDALRAHVAGFGLWYPPDPASSAISTIGGNAATNAGGICCVKYGVTRDYVLRMTVVLASGEIVSLGHDTAKGVTGYDLAGLMVGSEGTLGIITELTVRLLPLAGREERAVIGYFPSLEAAGVAVAAISRAGIIPAALELIDHTCLVAVDEWQNLGLPSGAQALLLAKVDETGPAGESLADRIASLFAEAGGSSVERATDADEINRLFLARRLAYPALERLGPVLTEDICVPRSAVPEMLQRIQRTAARNDVVIANIAHAGDGNLHPLIIAPVGDDAAKARAKTAFDRIVADCLELGGTVTGEHGVGLLKLDGARLELGGAVIRMHEAIKNGLDPLGTLNPGKGF, from the coding sequence ATGACGACCAACCAGCTCGAGAGCCTCGACCATCTCGAACAGTTCGCACCCGGGCGCGTGCTCACCGACGCCGAATCCCTCTCCCGCTACAGCCACGACGATGCGGAGTGGGCCGACTTCGTGCCGCCTCTCGCCGTGGTGCTCGCGACGTCGACCGAGGAGGTTGCGAGCGTGGTGCGCTGGGCATCCGACCGCGGCGTGCGCGTCGTGCCACGCGGAGCCGGAACCGGCCTCTCGGGAGGCGCCAACAGCATCGAGAACTCGATTGTCGTCTCGCTCGAACTCATGAACGAGGTGCTGAGCGTCAACGTCGACGAGCGCTACGCAGTCACCCAGCCCGGCGTCATCAACGACGCCCTGCGCGCGCACGTCGCGGGCTTCGGCCTCTGGTATCCGCCCGACCCGGCCAGCTCGGCCATCTCCACGATCGGCGGAAATGCGGCCACCAACGCAGGTGGTATCTGCTGTGTCAAGTACGGCGTCACCCGCGACTACGTGCTGCGGATGACCGTGGTGCTCGCGAGCGGCGAGATCGTGTCGCTCGGCCACGACACGGCGAAGGGCGTCACGGGCTACGACCTCGCCGGGCTCATGGTGGGCTCGGAGGGCACGCTCGGCATCATCACCGAGCTGACCGTTCGGCTGCTTCCCCTGGCGGGCCGCGAGGAGCGTGCTGTCATCGGCTACTTCCCCTCGCTCGAAGCCGCCGGCGTCGCCGTTGCTGCCATCTCGCGGGCAGGCATCATCCCGGCCGCACTGGAGCTCATCGACCACACCTGCCTGGTCGCCGTCGACGAGTGGCAGAACCTCGGCCTGCCGTCGGGCGCGCAGGCGCTGCTGCTGGCCAAGGTCGACGAGACCGGGCCGGCGGGGGAGTCGCTCGCCGACCGGATCGCTTCACTGTTCGCCGAAGCGGGCGGGTCGAGTGTCGAACGGGCGACGGACGCCGACGAGATCAACCGCCTGTTCCTGGCACGTCGGCTCGCGTACCCCGCGCTCGAACGGCTCGGCCCGGTGCTCACCGAGGACATCTGCGTGCCGCGCTCCGCCGTGCCGGAGATGCTCCAGCGCATCCAGCGCACCGCCGCCCGGAACGACGTGGTCATCGCCAACATCGCGCACGCCGGAGACGGCAACCTGCACCCGCTGATCATCGCGCCGGTCGGCGACGACGCGGCGAAGGCCCGGGCCAAGACGGCCTTCGACCGGATCGTGGCCGACTGCCTGGAGCTCGGTGGCACGGTGACCGGCGAGCACGGGGTGGGGCTGCTGAAGCTCGATGGTGCCCGGCTGGAGCTGGGTGGGGCGGTCATCCGGATGCACGAAGCCATCAAGAACGGACTCGATCCGCTGGGCACGCTGAACCCGGGCAAGGGGTTCTGA
- a CDS encoding YbhB/YbcL family Raf kinase inhibitor-like protein codes for MPANPIGLLLRNRHAGEHTLAWAAADLQAPENFTLASPAFDHRTPIPERHRGRLRGPKLSPALTWTEPPAGILELVLIVQDPDVPFGKAAIHDLTVGIDPELRGIPENGLADPSPVPGLRHGRGGLGHRGYAGPLPVRSHGPHSYVFQLFALDTHVDLPEKFTLDDTVRAMAGHVVGRARLDGTYEIR; via the coding sequence ATGCCCGCCAACCCCATCGGCCTCCTCCTCCGCAACCGGCACGCAGGCGAGCACACGCTCGCCTGGGCCGCCGCCGACCTGCAGGCGCCCGAGAACTTCACGCTCGCGAGCCCCGCGTTCGACCACCGCACTCCCATCCCCGAACGCCACCGTGGCAGGCTGCGCGGCCCCAAGCTCTCGCCCGCCCTCACCTGGACGGAGCCCCCGGCGGGCATCCTGGAGCTGGTGCTCATCGTGCAGGATCCCGATGTGCCCTTCGGGAAGGCGGCCATCCATGACCTGACCGTCGGCATCGATCCCGAACTGCGGGGTATCCCCGAGAACGGCCTGGCCGACCCGAGCCCCGTACCCGGGCTGCGGCACGGCAGAGGCGGACTCGGCCACCGCGGTTACGCCGGCCCGCTGCCCGTCCGTTCCCACGGCCCGCACTCCTACGTCTTCCAGCTCTTCGCCCTCGATACCCACGTCGACCTGCCGGAGAAGTTCACCCTCGACGACACCGTGCGGGCCATGGCCGGCCATGTCGTCGGCCGCGCACGGCTCGACGGCACCTACGAGATCCGCTGA
- a CDS encoding MarR family winged helix-turn-helix transcriptional regulator, which yields MDPATPEPVNVGESIESTLALIQRWSTRAENRRSLHDAEGAALSSTDSWLLERLVASKPIRMSRLAEWLEVDKSTMTTEVKRLESAGLVTRTPDPADRRAVLVSATEAGAVAIDRHRRIAQDVYNTLVGKWNEEDRADFARLLTRFSDELSWVTDAVWRHNESV from the coding sequence ATGGATCCAGCTACCCCGGAACCGGTCAATGTGGGCGAGTCGATCGAGTCGACGCTCGCCCTCATCCAGCGCTGGTCGACGCGCGCCGAGAATCGCCGGAGCCTCCACGATGCCGAGGGTGCTGCGCTGTCGAGCACGGACTCCTGGCTGCTCGAACGTCTTGTCGCCTCGAAGCCGATCCGGATGTCGCGGCTCGCCGAATGGCTGGAGGTCGACAAGTCGACGATGACCACCGAGGTCAAACGCCTCGAATCCGCCGGCCTCGTCACGCGGACGCCCGATCCCGCCGACCGCCGCGCGGTGCTGGTGAGCGCGACAGAGGCCGGTGCCGTGGCGATCGACCGGCACCGCCGAATCGCGCAGGACGTCTACAACACCCTCGTCGGCAAGTGGAACGAGGAGGACCGCGCCGACTTCGCCCGCCTCCTGACACGCTTCAGCGACGAACTCTCCTGGGTGACCGACGCGGTCTGGCGCCACAACGAGTCCGTCTGA
- a CDS encoding MarR family winged helix-turn-helix transcriptional regulator: protein MEPKAIHPQTGTALDDALGAQVRSTVGRIYRRFRSERPAGALGDTALDVLLYLNKHGPQTLTQLSEQAQVAPASMSQSVNRLTSAGFASRTPDPHDRRKVLFTATSEGDELAVATRVHRDAWLDAHLDALSPEDQAAIARACTVLSGIADL, encoded by the coding sequence ATGGAGCCGAAAGCAATTCACCCTCAGACAGGCACCGCCCTCGACGATGCGCTCGGCGCCCAGGTTCGATCGACAGTGGGACGGATCTATCGTCGATTCCGCAGCGAGCGCCCAGCGGGCGCCCTCGGGGACACCGCCCTGGACGTTTTGCTTTACCTCAACAAGCACGGGCCGCAGACGCTGACGCAGCTCAGCGAGCAGGCCCAGGTTGCGCCCGCTTCGATGAGCCAGAGCGTGAACCGGCTCACCTCGGCCGGTTTCGCGAGCCGCACTCCCGACCCGCACGACCGACGCAAGGTTCTCTTCACCGCGACATCCGAGGGCGACGAACTCGCCGTGGCGACCCGGGTGCACCGTGACGCCTGGCTCGATGCCCACCTGGACGCGCTGAGCCCCGAAGACCAGGCGGCGATCGCCCGGGCCTGCACGGTGCTGAGCGGCATCGCCGACCTCTGA
- a CDS encoding TerD family protein, whose protein sequence is MASLIPGANAALTAENPGLAEVLVGFGWEVIPSRGPQAELVPLAIMCDADDKAISNDHLVFFNQLESQDGSVQFVDTSDAEEIDVDLSLVPEAVEKIAFLVYVDPDVRGAADFSAVRSAYVRVATKDGRELVRFDVPLADNRNVHAMLFGELYRHRADWKFRAIGQGYANGLAGVARDFRIEL, encoded by the coding sequence ATGGCCTCGCTCATCCCCGGGGCCAACGCCGCCCTCACAGCAGAGAACCCCGGCCTCGCGGAGGTTCTTGTCGGGTTCGGCTGGGAGGTCATCCCGAGCCGTGGGCCGCAAGCCGAACTCGTGCCGCTCGCGATCATGTGCGACGCGGACGACAAGGCGATCTCGAACGACCACCTCGTCTTCTTCAACCAGCTCGAGAGCCAGGACGGATCGGTGCAGTTCGTCGACACGTCGGACGCCGAGGAGATCGACGTGGACCTCTCGCTCGTGCCCGAGGCGGTCGAGAAGATCGCCTTCCTCGTCTACGTCGACCCTGACGTGCGCGGTGCCGCCGACTTCTCGGCCGTGCGCTCGGCCTACGTGCGCGTCGCGACGAAGGACGGCCGCGAACTCGTGCGCTTCGACGTGCCCCTCGCCGACAACCGCAACGTGCACGCCATGCTCTTCGGCGAGCTGTACCGGCACCGCGCGGACTGGAAGTTCCGCGCCATCGGCCAGGGCTATGCGAACGGTCTCGCCGGGGTGGCGCGCGACTTCCGGATCGAGCTGTAG
- a CDS encoding ArsR/SmtB family transcription factor produces the protein MDDRPTVTPNRSIDMTSLKGLAHPLRVRILDALSTYGPNTSSGLAERFGESSGSMSYHLRQLEKHGFVQEDASRGSSRERWWERVPGGIEVDSVYPPRSAERAASDLVQREWQVTRDALFNDFLMQGADQLEPRWYEASTIDTVNLRLTSSQLADFVAELQAVADRYIQRYRNQRAPGTRPVQLQLNAFPVMDAEEIPGGEDS, from the coding sequence ATGGATGATCGCCCCACCGTCACGCCGAACCGCTCAATCGACATGACCAGCCTCAAGGGGTTGGCGCATCCGCTGCGCGTGCGCATCCTCGATGCGCTCTCCACCTACGGCCCGAACACGTCGAGCGGACTGGCCGAGCGCTTCGGCGAGTCGAGCGGGTCGATGAGCTACCACCTCCGCCAGCTCGAGAAGCACGGCTTCGTGCAGGAGGACGCCTCCCGGGGTTCCTCGCGCGAACGCTGGTGGGAGAGGGTGCCCGGCGGCATCGAGGTCGACAGCGTCTACCCTCCGCGAAGCGCGGAGCGGGCGGCCAGCGATCTCGTGCAGCGCGAGTGGCAGGTCACCCGCGATGCGCTCTTCAACGACTTCCTCATGCAGGGAGCCGACCAGCTCGAACCGCGCTGGTACGAGGCATCCACCATCGACACCGTCAACCTGCGCCTCACCTCGTCACAGCTCGCCGATTTCGTCGCCGAACTGCAAGCGGTCGCCGACCGCTACATCCAGCGCTACCGCAACCAGCGCGCACCCGGCACCCGACCCGTACAACTGCAACTCAACGCCTTCCCCGTCATGGACGCGGAAGAGATCCCTGGAGGGGAAGACTCATGA
- a CDS encoding OsmC family peroxiredoxin: MPTRTARTAWNGSLETGEGQVELSSSKLGTYDVSFPKRAADDANGFTSPEELLAAAHSACYAMQFSAVLGAAGGTVEALDVRADVSLGPDPEGGFRLTGIALRVRGEVSGIDAATFLQAATDAKNTCPVSKALTGVEITLDAALEE; the protein is encoded by the coding sequence ATGCCCACTCGTACCGCCCGCACCGCCTGGAATGGAAGCCTCGAGACCGGCGAGGGCCAGGTCGAACTCTCGAGCTCGAAGCTCGGTACCTACGACGTCTCGTTCCCGAAGCGGGCCGCCGACGACGCCAACGGCTTCACGAGCCCCGAAGAACTTCTCGCCGCGGCGCACTCCGCCTGCTATGCGATGCAGTTCTCGGCCGTGCTCGGCGCTGCCGGCGGAACCGTCGAGGCGCTCGACGTGCGCGCCGACGTCTCGCTCGGCCCGGACCCCGAGGGCGGCTTCCGCCTCACCGGCATCGCGCTGCGCGTTCGCGGAGAGGTCAGCGGAATCGACGCCGCAACCTTCCTGCAGGCCGCAACCGACGCCAAGAACACCTGCCCTGTGTCGAAGGCCCTCACCGGAGTCGAGATCACGCTCGACGCCGCGCTCGAGGAGTAA
- a CDS encoding toxic anion resistance protein — protein sequence MSTPLTPPDDSDVAQASSLVLRAPDAPDIVVADAAPGMVPVPSERQTEISRQAREFVAEVSSLDPRSPEFQTKVEGISQIGGAEMVQSGGYSTRMLERSSTSVAGAKKTGNSAQITVANTLGDLRTTVEDLTPNAADLGVGRKILGFIPGGNKLARYFQKYESAQTQLDKIIKSLMAGQDELLKDNAALAGEKVQLWETMQALSEYAVFAKALDAATVEKIASSRASGQIEEAQKLEADVLFPIRQRHQDILTQLAVSVQGYLAMDLIRKNNLELIKGVDRARTTTIAALRTAVIVAQALANQKMVLDQIDAINTTTNNMILKTSEMLKDQTVRIQEQAGSSGVSVETLQKAFDNVFQTMDAIDTFRASAAKNMEGTVAALETGIQKAKPYLERSRQGDQGEISR from the coding sequence ATGAGTACTCCTCTCACTCCCCCCGACGACAGCGACGTCGCGCAGGCCTCGTCGCTGGTGCTGCGCGCTCCGGATGCCCCCGACATCGTCGTGGCGGATGCTGCGCCGGGCATGGTCCCGGTTCCGTCCGAGCGGCAGACCGAGATCTCCCGCCAGGCCCGCGAGTTCGTGGCCGAGGTGAGTTCGCTCGACCCGCGGAGCCCCGAGTTCCAGACCAAGGTCGAGGGCATCTCGCAGATCGGCGGGGCCGAGATGGTGCAGTCGGGCGGGTACTCGACGCGGATGCTCGAACGCTCGTCCACGTCCGTCGCGGGCGCGAAGAAGACCGGCAACAGCGCGCAGATCACCGTGGCCAACACCCTCGGCGACCTCCGCACCACGGTGGAAGACCTGACGCCGAACGCGGCAGACCTCGGCGTGGGCCGCAAGATCCTGGGATTCATCCCGGGCGGCAACAAGCTGGCGCGGTACTTCCAGAAGTACGAGAGCGCCCAGACGCAGCTCGACAAGATCATCAAGTCGCTGATGGCCGGCCAGGACGAACTGCTGAAGGACAACGCCGCTCTCGCCGGCGAGAAGGTGCAGCTCTGGGAGACGATGCAGGCGCTCAGCGAGTACGCCGTCTTCGCGAAGGCCCTGGATGCCGCGACCGTCGAGAAGATCGCTTCCAGCCGCGCCTCCGGCCAGATCGAGGAGGCGCAGAAGCTCGAAGCCGACGTGCTCTTCCCGATCCGCCAGCGCCACCAGGACATCCTGACCCAGCTCGCCGTCTCGGTGCAGGGCTATCTCGCGATGGACCTGATCCGCAAGAACAACCTCGAGCTGATCAAGGGCGTCGACCGGGCCCGCACCACCACGATCGCGGCGCTCCGCACGGCGGTCATCGTCGCCCAGGCTCTCGCGAACCAGAAGATGGTGCTCGACCAGATCGATGCGATCAACACCACGACGAACAACATGATCCTGAAGACCAGCGAGATGCTGAAGGACCAGACCGTGCGCATCCAGGAGCAGGCCGGCAGTTCGGGCGTGAGCGTCGAGACACTGCAGAAGGCGTTCGACAACGTGTTCCAGACCATGGATGCGATCGACACCTTCCGCGCCTCGGCGGCCAAGAACATGGAAGGCACCGTCGCGGCACTCGAGACGGGCATCCAGAAGGCGAAGCCGTACCTCGAGCGCAGCCGCCAGGGAGACCAGGGCGAGATCTCCCGATGA
- a CDS encoding TerC family protein: protein MEIPGYVWLLTIVGILALLAFDFFFHVRKAHEPTLKEAAKWSAIYVGIAVVFGIGVLVFGGQTLGTEYFAGYITEKALSVDNLFVFLIIIASFRVPRADQQKVLLFGIIFALIARTGFIFIGAAAINSFAWLFYLFGGFLIFTAIKLLRPESEGDDADNVIIRLAKRIFNTTERYDGDKFFTIENGKKVLTPMLLVMVAIGGTDLLFALDSVPAIFGLTQNTYIVFTATAFSLMGLRQLFFLIDGLLDRLIFLSYGLAAILAFIGVKLVLHALHENNLPFLNGGQPIPVFEISTELSLIVIIGVLTITVLASLFSPAGKANTIISDSRIQAKKFVEHDFKGDTAERDATYNRMVAREQAIGTLSEKQRAKAADDEELVALLAQAHELHGQSAK from the coding sequence ATGGAAATCCCCGGCTACGTCTGGCTGCTGACAATCGTCGGCATCCTGGCCCTCCTCGCCTTCGACTTCTTCTTCCACGTGCGGAAGGCGCACGAGCCCACATTGAAGGAGGCCGCCAAGTGGTCGGCCATCTACGTGGGCATCGCCGTCGTCTTCGGCATCGGCGTGCTGGTCTTCGGCGGCCAGACGCTCGGCACCGAGTACTTCGCCGGTTACATCACCGAGAAGGCGCTGAGCGTCGACAACCTGTTCGTCTTCCTGATCATCATCGCGAGCTTCAGGGTTCCGCGCGCCGACCAGCAGAAGGTGCTGCTCTTCGGCATCATCTTCGCGCTGATCGCCCGCACCGGGTTCATCTTCATCGGTGCCGCCGCGATCAACTCGTTCGCGTGGCTGTTCTACCTGTTCGGCGGGTTCCTCATCTTCACCGCGATCAAGCTGCTGCGCCCCGAGTCGGAGGGTGATGACGCCGACAACGTGATCATCCGCCTGGCGAAGCGCATCTTCAACACCACCGAGCGCTACGACGGCGACAAGTTCTTCACGATCGAGAACGGCAAGAAGGTTCTCACGCCGATGCTCCTCGTGATGGTCGCCATCGGTGGAACCGACCTGCTGTTCGCGCTCGACTCCGTGCCCGCGATCTTCGGCCTCACGCAGAACACCTACATCGTGTTCACCGCCACCGCGTTCTCGCTGATGGGTCTCCGCCAGCTGTTCTTCCTGATCGACGGTCTGCTCGACCGCCTCATCTTCCTCAGCTACGGCCTCGCCGCGATCCTCGCCTTCATCGGTGTGAAGCTGGTGCTGCACGCTCTGCACGAGAACAACCTGCCGTTCCTGAACGGTGGCCAGCCGATCCCGGTGTTCGAGATCAGCACCGAGCTCTCGCTGATCGTCATCATCGGTGTTCTCACCATCACCGTGCTCGCCTCGCTCTTCAGCCCGGCAGGCAAGGCGAACACCATCATCAGCGACTCGCGTATCCAGGCCAAGAAGTTCGTCGAGCACGACTTCAAGGGCGACACCGCCGAGCGCGACGCCACCTACAACAGGATGGTGGCCCGCGAGCAGGCCATCGGAACCCTCTCCGAGAAGCAGCGCGCGAAGGCCGCTGACGACGAGGAGCTCGTCGCCCTGCTGGCCCAGGCTCACGAACTGCACGGCCAGAGCGCAAAGTAA
- a CDS encoding TerD family protein, which yields MAGLTLAKGNNLSLTKTSPGLTVATVGLGWDPRTTSGEAFDLDASALLLGADGKVRSSADFIFYNQPATPDESVKHLGDNRTGDGDGDDEQINIDLQKVASDVQRIVIAVSIDKADERRQNFGQVRAAYCRVVDQDGQEIVRFDLSEDAAPETAMVFAEVYRNGAEWKFKAVGQGYITGLAGIAGDFGVQLG from the coding sequence ATGGCAGGACTCACTCTCGCCAAGGGAAACAACCTCTCGCTCACCAAGACCAGCCCCGGGCTCACCGTCGCCACGGTCGGCCTCGGCTGGGACCCGCGCACCACCAGCGGCGAAGCATTCGACCTCGACGCGTCAGCGCTGCTGCTGGGAGCCGACGGCAAGGTCCGCTCGAGCGCCGACTTCATCTTCTACAACCAGCCTGCGACCCCCGACGAGTCGGTCAAGCACCTGGGCGACAACCGCACCGGTGACGGCGACGGTGATGACGAGCAGATCAACATCGACCTGCAGAAGGTCGCCTCGGACGTGCAGCGCATCGTGATCGCCGTGTCGATCGACAAGGCCGACGAGCGCCGCCAGAACTTCGGCCAGGTGCGCGCCGCCTACTGCCGCGTCGTCGACCAGGACGGCCAGGAGATCGTGCGCTTCGACCTCAGCGAAGACGCGGCCCCCGAGACCGCGATGGTCTTCGCGGAGGTCTACCGCAACGGCGCCGAATGGAAGTTCAAGGCCGTCGGCCAGGGCTACATCACCGGTCTCGCCGGAATCGCCGGTGACTTCGGCGTCCAACTGGGCTAG
- a CDS encoding MarR family winged helix-turn-helix transcriptional regulator — MSPKAASAPLLDDQICFALYNASRALTARYRVLLEPLGLTYPQYLVLLVLWEQGATTVAELSERLALDSGTLSPLLRRLETAGLVSRMRLPADERSVLVSLTADGDALRSKTAGIQDQVCGATGLELPEIQELRDRVAGVAEHIRATG, encoded by the coding sequence ATGTCCCCGAAGGCCGCTTCCGCACCCCTGCTGGACGATCAGATCTGCTTCGCGCTGTACAACGCCTCGCGGGCACTGACCGCGCGCTACCGGGTGCTTCTCGAGCCGCTCGGGCTCACCTACCCGCAGTACCTCGTGCTGCTGGTGCTCTGGGAGCAGGGCGCGACGACCGTGGCCGAACTCAGCGAGCGACTGGCACTCGATTCGGGCACGCTGTCTCCGCTGCTCCGCCGGCTGGAGACTGCCGGCCTCGTCAGTCGCATGCGGCTGCCCGCCGACGAGCGCTCGGTGCTCGTGTCTCTCACGGCAGACGGCGACGCTCTGCGTTCGAAGACCGCCGGCATCCAGGACCAGGTCTGCGGCGCCACCGGGCTCGAACTGCCCGAGATCCAGGAGCTCCGCGACCGGGTTGCCGGCGTGGCCGAACACATCCGGGCGACCGGCTGA
- a CDS encoding TerD family protein, protein MGLSLQKGQSLSLTKKDGGALTKIRLGLGWDSAAPVKRGLFGRAKAADEIDLDASAIFFDASGKVLDTVWFQQLASKDGSATHTGDNLTGAGDGDDETILVDLSKVSPAVSQIVFVISSYTQQSFDMVENAFSRVVDDSAPGSPEVARYQLTDSGTHTAMIMSKVSREGAGWSFKAIGNRANGRSVMDLLTPAAQAL, encoded by the coding sequence ATGGGTCTGAGCTTGCAAAAAGGCCAGTCACTCTCACTGACGAAGAAAGACGGCGGGGCTCTCACGAAGATCCGCCTGGGGCTCGGCTGGGACAGCGCCGCCCCCGTGAAGCGCGGCCTGTTCGGCCGGGCGAAGGCGGCCGACGAGATCGACCTCGATGCGTCGGCCATCTTCTTCGACGCCTCAGGCAAGGTGCTCGACACCGTCTGGTTCCAGCAACTGGCCAGCAAAGACGGATCGGCCACCCACACCGGCGACAACCTCACCGGCGCCGGCGACGGTGACGACGAGACCATCCTGGTCGACCTCTCGAAGGTCTCCCCGGCGGTCTCGCAGATCGTCTTCGTGATCTCGAGCTACACCCAGCAGTCGTTCGACATGGTCGAGAACGCCTTCAGCCGCGTCGTCGACGACTCCGCCCCCGGCTCACCCGAGGTGGCCCGCTACCAGCTCACGGACTCCGGCACCCACACCGCGATGATCATGTCGAAGGTGTCGCGTGAAGGAGCAGGCTGGAGCTTCAAGGCGATCGGCAATCGGGCCAACGGCCGCTCCGTGATGGACCTGCTGACCCCCGCCGCCCAGGCACTCTGA